The nucleotide window TTTCCTTTATTGGCAAATATTTCAGTGTCTAATAAGAAAATTTCTGCGCCAATCGCTGTAATAGCAGTGTTCGCGTGATTGGATATTTTACTTGCTACGATCGAACAAGAAGCCTCTTTATCAACAAAGATTCCTACCTGTTTTCCATTTTTGATAACGGAATCTTTCCCAGTGCAAATCGATTTTTCCGTAATGTAAAGCTGAGATAATACATTGTCTTCAAAGATAGCATTTATAAAATTGACAATGGACTTTTCTTTTACTTGAATACCAACACCCCGACATTTACTAATGTTGCTATCAGTCATATTTAGTAGTGATTCTAGTGTGAGTTGGATATTGGCAATTTTATGGTGGGAGAATTTACTATTTATAATTGTTCCTTCGGATTGTTCTCGCAGCATGAGCCCTGATTCGCTACCTTGCTCAATAGAACAGTTTGTTAGTTGTATAGTACTTTTTTGTATCCAAAGCTGAGGGAGTACATGATGCTGGACGATTGTTTCATTTAATAGGACAGTCGACTGGTCGTTTGCATAAATACCGTTGCCTTCTCCATGTTCAATTGTACTTCCAGAATCTTGGTAGGTGGACTCTTCTTGTACAATAATTTGGGTTCCACTATGGTGATGGATATTGACATTTTCAGTAGTAACCTTTGAATTTGATTTTAGCCATATGCCATGGCGCGCTTTGGAAAACTCGCAATTTTTTAATTCTACCTTTGAATTTTCTATAAATAAATGCGATTTTTGATTGTTATCAAAAGTACAATCTAGAAACGTAGCCACACTTTTATTACACAATATTACTGCAATTTCGTTTGCTCCAAAAAAATGACAGTTTGATATCGTTGCTTTTCCGCCGTTAAACGAAAGAAGCACATTTGTATTAGACCCATCGAATGTACAATTATTTATAAATACAGTTCCTTCAACATAAAACTGTGTAGAAGGATGAATGTTAATATTTTCAAATGTAACTTCGAAACCTTTCGGGATGATGATAGCGCCCTTTAAGTAAACAATATCTCCATATTTTGCAGTAATCGTAACATTTCGATGAATGGATATCGATTCTTTATATTTTCCATTGGCAAGTAGGATGACATCATCTTTACTTGCTTTTTTTAGTGCGCGATCTACTGTTTTATATTTTGAAAAAACAGAAGCTGACACTTTTATGATCGCCATGAAAACCCTCCTTGATGACATGCTATACCTATTATTTTCACTTATTTACGCAATCTTAATCAAAAAAATTCAAAATTTTTACAAGAAATTAATTATTCCATTCTTACATATAGTTATTTATAGGAAATAATATGTTACTTAAAATGAAAAAATAATACTTTGATTGAAATGTAGACGTTTAAAAACTTTTAATGTAGTGAATCGTTATACAAAAAGTGTAAATTCGTAAAAATAAAGTGTCGTTGTAAAGAAGGAGAGTAAAAGCAATGCCAAAACAATTACAACTCATCCAGCAAAAATTAAATGAACGTTTTTTTGATAGGGAAGAAGAAATTGAAGCATTAATAACAGCTATTCTTTCCAAGCAGCACCTTCTGTTTATTGGTCCAGCAGGAACTGGGAAAAGTGAATTGTCCTCAATGCTAGGACACATTGTAGAAGAAAGCCATTATTTTCAACATTTACTTACCCCATTTAGTACACCAGAGGAACTATTTGGCGTGCTGTCTTTAAAGGACTTAGAACTAGGGCTATATAAACGAAATATAAAAAATATGTTGCCAGAAGCTCATTTTGCGTTTATTGATGAAATTTTTAAAGCGAACTCAGCTATTTTAAATTCGTTATTAACAATAATTAATGAGCGGGTTTATTACAATAATGGTATACCAATCCCATGTCCATTAATAACGATAGTGGGCTCTTCTAATGAATATATTGAAGAAGGGGAAGGTCTAGAAGCTTTATTTGATCGATTTTTATTACGTTATGAAGTGAATTATATTCGACAACAAGATGACTTTATCGCAATGTTAAAAAATCAAAGTTATGTAGAGATTCCTAAATTGTCATTAGTTGAGTTATATGAACATCAAGAGAAGGTGTCACGTGTTTTCATATCGGATGCACTTTACAAAACACTTGCAAAAATTCGTCAGGCTTTACACGATGCTGGGATTCGTCCGTCAGATCGCCGTTTTAAGCAAGCGCTATCGATATTAAAAGCAAAGGCATACTTAGCTGGACGAGTAGTAGTGCTCAATGTTGACCTAAACATCCTTAAAAATATTTTATGGGATACGATTGAGCAAAAGAAAAAAACAGAGGAAATTATAAATGAAATTGCTTTTGATACAGTAGATACCTTTATTGATCGGACAACTTCTGAGTTTGATCTCATCCTATTAAATGCGCAAAATTTACTCATACGAAATACACCCGTTGCACGCAGTCAATTAAGTGAGCTTCTCATGCAAGGCAAAACGTTATTTATTGAAGTACAAAATATGAATCGCCAATTACCGAATCGCCCAGAATTACAAAACTTAAAAATGGACATGCATAAACGTTT belongs to Solibacillus sp. FSL R7-0682 and includes:
- a CDS encoding right-handed parallel beta-helix repeat-containing protein, yielding MAIIKVSASVFSKYKTVDRALKKASKDDVILLANGKYKESISIHRNVTITAKYGDIVYLKGAIIIPKGFEVTFENINIHPSTQFYVEGTVFINNCTFDGSNTNVLLSFNGGKATISNCHFFGANEIAVILCNKSVATFLDCTFDNNQKSHLFIENSKVELKNCEFSKARHGIWLKSNSKVTTENVNIHHHSGTQIIVQEESTYQDSGSTIEHGEGNGIYANDQSTVLLNETIVQHHVLPQLWIQKSTIQLTNCSIEQGSESGLMLREQSEGTIINSKFSHHKIANIQLTLESLLNMTDSNISKCRGVGIQVKEKSIVNFINAIFEDNVLSQLYITEKSICTGKDSVIKNGKQVGIFVDKEASCSIVASKISNHANTAITAIGAEIFLLDTEIFANKGNGILTVKQTEATIENCQFQKNQMPHIAGKEKAQVTVSASTFTGGKGIFMIENCQLEVNDCHFTDGTGVQIEVGSHTKATIHKTKIIQGTSNAIKAMKDASIHITECQIIAHKMPQIVVNDSSLIFRNSELLHGEKNGFIIENHSEALIQDSFISNHQYPQVWIDLESSVELSSTQLTEGHESDIYVQNNSTVHATNCIIHNDKFNFNIQAVNHSKINLVQTAVENSVGEKFYSENHSEITNSYDEVN
- a CDS encoding AAA family ATPase, with the protein product MPKQLQLIQQKLNERFFDREEEIEALITAILSKQHLLFIGPAGTGKSELSSMLGHIVEESHYFQHLLTPFSTPEELFGVLSLKDLELGLYKRNIKNMLPEAHFAFIDEIFKANSAILNSLLTIINERVYYNNGIPIPCPLITIVGSSNEYIEEGEGLEALFDRFLLRYEVNYIRQQDDFIAMLKNQSYVEIPKLSLVELYEHQEKVSRVFISDALYKTLAKIRQALHDAGIRPSDRRFKQALSILKAKAYLAGRVVVLNVDLNILKNILWDTIEQKKKTEEIINEIAFDTVDTFIDRTTSEFDLILLNAQNLLIRNTPVARSQLSELLMQGKTLFIEVQNMNRQLPNRPELQNLKMDMHKRLLQMTSKVIGF